TCCGCGACCGAGGAATAGCTGCTCAACGCCCCCTCGATCTGCAATGCAGCGCGGGGAACGATGATATTCGCTGTGGCGCTGCCCGCGCCAAGGTACTGGCATAGTCGGCACCAGCATTGACGGGTCGTAACGGGCTTGGCGGTCAGAATGTAGCGGACGGCGCCGCACAGACAGCCGCCGGTGACGGCCGCCGCGCCCGTCATGCGTTGACCGCGGCCAGCAGCCCTTCGAACATCCGGCGCCCATCGGCGCCGCCATGCGCGGCTTCGATCTTGCGTTCGGGGTGCGGCATCATACCAAGCACATTGCCGGCCGCATTCAGAATGCCGGCGATGTTGCGGGCCGAGCCGTTGACGTTTTCGTCATAGCGGAATGCGACACGACCTTCGCCTTCGAGGCGATCGAGCGTCTCGGTGTCGGCGAAGTAATTGCCGTCGTGATGCGCGACCGGCACCGACAGCGTTTCGCCATTCGTATACTGGCTGGTGAAGATACTCTGGCTGTTCTCCACCGTGAGCGCCACGTCGCGGCAGACGAAGTCGAGCCCGGCATTGCGCATCAACGCGCCGGGCAGCAGCCCGCTTTCGGTCAGCACCTGGAAGCCGTTGCAGACGCCCAGCACCGGTACGCCGCGCTCGGCCGCCTTGATGACCGCGCCCATCACCGGCGAGCGCGCGGCGATCGCGCCGCAGCGCAGATAGTCGCCGTAGGAAAAGCCGCCGGGGATCGCGATCAGGTCGAGGCCCTCGGGCAAGTCGCTGTCGCCGTGCCACACCATGTGCGGCGCGCGACCGGTCACCTCGCGAATGGCCGTCGCCAGATCGCGGTCGCAGTTCGAGCCCGGAAAGACGACGACCGCCGCGCTCATGCGCCGCGCTCGATGCGATAGTTTTCGATGACCGTATTCGCCAGCAGCTTGCGGCACATATCGTCGATCGCCGCGTCGCTGGTGTCGTCGGCGACGTCGAGCTCGAAGATCTTGCCTGCGCGAACCTCGCCTACGCCGTCGAAACCGAGGCTGCCGAGCGCATGTTCGATCGCCTTGCCCTGCGGATCGAGCACGCCGGGCTTGAGCGTCACGACGATGCGAAGTTTCATCTGAACCTGGTTCCCCGGGCTGGTTGGGTTGGATGGCCGCGCCTATGCCCCCATGGGCGACGAGGGGCAAGGCTTCATCCCTCGTTTACGTTTTCGGAACACTTTCGGGCCGGCGGCGCATGTTGCGCGGGCGGGTGGAGTGGACACGATGGCGTATCTGGTGATGGTGATGTTCGTCGCGCTCGTAGGTTTCGGGCGGGACTATTTCCACTGGTCGGGGACGAATGTGGAATTAGCGCTGTTCGCGACGTTCGTGTTCGGCGTGATTTGCGGGTTCAAGGTCAAGGGGTAGAAGGCGCTACACCGTCGGACGACCCGGCGGGGCGGCGACCTGCCGTCGCTAAATCGCGCCCCACCCGATCTCTTATTTTCCGCGCCGCTTCCGATGGCTTTCCATGTCGAGCACGGCGGAGTCGCCTTCGCCCTCGGGCAGCAGGCCCAGGCGGCGGGCGACTTCCTGATATGCTTCGACCTCGCCGCCG
The nucleotide sequence above comes from Roseomonas aeriglobus. Encoded proteins:
- the purQ gene encoding phosphoribosylformylglycinamidine synthase subunit PurQ; protein product: MSAAVVVFPGSNCDRDLATAIREVTGRAPHMVWHGDSDLPEGLDLIAIPGGFSYGDYLRCGAIAARSPVMGAVIKAAERGVPVLGVCNGFQVLTESGLLPGALMRNAGLDFVCRDVALTVENSQSIFTSQYTNGETLSVPVAHHDGNYFADTETLDRLEGEGRVAFRYDENVNGSARNIAGILNAAGNVLGMMPHPERKIEAAHGGADGRRMFEGLLAAVNA
- the purS gene encoding phosphoribosylformylglycinamidine synthase subunit PurS, with product MKLRIVVTLKPGVLDPQGKAIEHALGSLGFDGVGEVRAGKIFELDVADDTSDAAIDDMCRKLLANTVIENYRIERGA